One window from the genome of Candidatus Zixiibacteriota bacterium encodes:
- a CDS encoding DMT family transporter translates to MTNLLLLLTVTFWGLSFVGTKIALDYLTPPEIIALRLLLGFPVLYLVMRRKGLKISFDGRQGLIIIAASLLLGVHFVIQAIGLIYTSATNTAWLIATIPVFIAILSFFFLKERLTWKRITGILTATLGVLLLVSDGHLNNLDWLESVGDWIILGSCITWSAYTILTRNISRVINPLSLSVSILLIPMLLLTLYLIAFTPFEKLTGLPVSVILVLIFLGVFCLGIAHWFWLEGLSRKGATEVGVFLYIEPVVTTVAAGSILGEKISIFLALGAALIVFGVYLVQRKKRP, encoded by the coding sequence ATGACTAATCTGCTTTTACTGCTGACAGTTACATTCTGGGGGTTGTCCTTTGTGGGGACCAAGATCGCCCTTGACTATCTTACTCCGCCGGAAATAATCGCCCTGCGTTTGCTTCTGGGATTCCCGGTATTATATCTGGTGATGCGGCGAAAGGGCTTGAAAATCAGCTTCGACGGCCGCCAGGGGTTGATTATTATTGCCGCGTCGCTTCTGCTGGGAGTGCATTTTGTTATTCAGGCAATTGGCCTGATATATACTTCAGCGACCAATACCGCCTGGCTGATTGCCACCATCCCGGTATTTATTGCTATCCTGTCGTTTTTCTTTCTGAAAGAAAGATTAACGTGGAAGAGAATCACGGGAATCCTGACAGCCACCCTGGGAGTTTTATTGCTGGTCTCCGATGGGCATTTGAATAATCTGGACTGGCTGGAATCCGTCGGTGACTGGATTATTCTCGGGAGTTGTATTACCTGGTCGGCCTATACGATTCTGACCAGGAATATTTCACGAGTGATTAATCCGCTTTCACTTTCGGTGAGCATTCTTCTGATTCCGATGTTACTTTTGACACTCTATTTGATCGCTTTCACTCCGTTTGAGAAATTGACAGGTTTGCCCGTATCGGTAATTCTGGTTTTAATTTTTCTTGGTGTTTTCTGTCTCGGGATAGCTCATTGGTTCTGGTTGGAGGGACTGTCACGCAAGGGCGCCACGGAAGTGGGTGTATTTTTGTATATAGAACCGGTGGTAACGACGGTTGCGGCAGGGTCGATTCTGGGAGAAAAAATATCCATCTTTTTGGCGCTGGGGGCGGCTTTAATAGTGTTTGGAGTCTATCTGGTACAGCGGAAAAAACGGCCGTAA
- a CDS encoding DUF21 domain-containing protein, whose protein sequence is MELITVVAIILCLIQSGIFSGLNLAVFSITRLRLEIESESGNEAARRVLNLRRDTNLTLTTILWGNVAVNTLLAILSNSILTGLGAFIFSTVVITFIGEILPQAYFSRHALRIASRLYPVLKFYRFLLYPLAKPSSMILDSWLGPEGVHFLRERHLLEMIKRHIDSDESDVDRLEGIGALNFLVFDDLAISEEGEPIDTESVICLHVEGNRPVFPKFDRSPEDIFLQQVESSGKKWVILTDPGGDPLLVLDSDGFLRAALFGGSTCNPYDYCHRPIIVRQADTELGEVVWRLKVEPKDYEDDVIDKDIILLWGDDRRIITGADILGRLLRGIVIRDVTRGRSPGPGHQRQTGEDQRAT, encoded by the coding sequence ATGGAATTAATAACGGTGGTGGCAATCATCCTGTGCCTGATTCAATCAGGTATTTTCTCGGGTTTGAATCTGGCCGTATTCAGTATAACCCGATTGCGTCTCGAAATAGAATCGGAATCGGGCAACGAGGCCGCCCGCAGGGTTCTCAATCTGCGTCGTGATACCAATCTTACCCTGACAACCATCCTCTGGGGCAATGTGGCGGTCAACACCCTTCTGGCGATCCTGTCCAATTCCATTCTGACCGGATTGGGGGCGTTCATTTTCTCAACGGTGGTGATTACCTTCATAGGCGAGATTCTGCCCCAAGCATATTTTTCGCGACACGCGCTGAGAATAGCCTCAAGGCTTTATCCGGTGCTCAAATTTTACCGTTTTTTGCTGTACCCGCTGGCCAAGCCATCCTCGATGATTCTTGATTCCTGGCTGGGTCCGGAGGGCGTCCATTTTCTCCGCGAGCGTCATCTCCTTGAAATGATCAAAAGGCATATCGACTCTGATGAATCCGATGTCGATCGACTGGAGGGAATCGGGGCTCTTAATTTCCTGGTTTTCGATGATCTGGCTATTTCGGAGGAAGGGGAACCAATCGATACGGAAAGCGTTATCTGTCTTCACGTGGAAGGCAACCGTCCGGTTTTCCCTAAGTTTGACAGGTCTCCGGAGGATATATTTTTGCAACAGGTTGAGTCCTCGGGGAAAAAATGGGTCATTTTGACTGATCCCGGCGGTGATCCGCTTTTGGTTCTTGACTCCGATGGTTTTCTGAGGGCGGCCCTGTTTGGCGGTTCCACCTGCAACCCGTATGATTACTGCCATCGGCCTATTATTGTCCGACAGGCCGACACCGAGCTGGGAGAAGTGGTCTGGCGGTTAAAAGTCGAACCGAAGGATTATGAAGATGATGTAATCGATAAGGATATTATTTTGCTCTGGGGCGATGACCGGCGCATAATAACCGGGGCTGACATTCTGGGACGGTTGCTCCGGGGGATTGTAATCCGCGATGTGACCCGTGGTCGGAGTCCCGGTCCGGGTCATCAGCGGCAGACCGGTGAGGATCAGCGCGCTACTTAA